Proteins from a single region of Rhodovibrio salinarum DSM 9154:
- a CDS encoding TorD/DmsD family molecular chaperone yields MSDGPPDSGSLAEEDQLRANVYILLAQLLARAPQADLLQQVAGLQGDDSPFGEAMRALAHQAQRATPDQIADEHFNLFIGVGESELVPYGSYYLTGFLNEKPLARLRADMAELGIARADGVHESEDHIAALCEIMAGLITGAFGDAADLSQQRRFFQQHIGCWAPRFFEDLEAAAGAAFYMPVGSIGRLFMEVESEAFEMAA; encoded by the coding sequence GTGTCCGACGGCCCGCCCGATTCCGGCAGTCTGGCAGAAGAAGACCAGCTGCGCGCCAACGTGTATATCTTGTTGGCGCAGTTGCTTGCGCGCGCGCCCCAGGCGGACCTGTTGCAGCAGGTGGCTGGCTTGCAGGGTGACGACAGCCCGTTTGGCGAGGCTATGCGCGCGCTCGCGCATCAGGCCCAGCGCGCTACCCCGGATCAGATTGCGGACGAGCACTTCAACCTGTTCATCGGGGTCGGCGAGAGTGAGCTGGTCCCCTATGGCTCCTATTACCTGACCGGTTTCCTGAACGAAAAGCCGCTTGCCCGGTTGCGGGCCGACATGGCCGAGCTTGGTATCGCGCGCGCCGACGGCGTGCACGAGAGCGAGGACCACATCGCTGCGCTGTGCGAGATCATGGCCGGCCTGATCACGGGGGCGTTCGGCGATGCGGCGGATTTGAGCCAGCAACGGCGCTTCTTTCAGCAGCACATCGGGTGCTGGGCTCCGCGTTTCTTCGAAGACCTGGAAGCGGCCGCAGGCGCCGCTTTTTACATGCCGGTGGGAAGTATTGGCCGGCTGTTCATGGAGGTCGAGAGCGAGGCCTTCGAGATGGCCGCTTAA
- a CDS encoding DUF3306 domain-containing protein translates to MADSRDEGFLTRWARRKQRAAQAPAAKPGAPETPAEPVPSATERTETEAARQEWIDSLPEPEQLGPEDDYAQFLQDGVPDELRQRALRRLWSSNPVFANLDGLNDYDLDYTDAATVVENLKTAFQAGRGMVTKEEREAEAAASAAPGEELAEEATSAETANEPSDALSAEADTAPSEEDSVSMAGEGAPSPRERYRPRSDGQSRVKGAAAQRRWGS, encoded by the coding sequence ATGGCGGACAGTCGTGATGAAGGGTTCCTGACCCGTTGGGCGCGCCGTAAGCAGCGCGCCGCCCAGGCACCGGCGGCCAAGCCGGGGGCGCCCGAAACCCCGGCGGAGCCGGTCCCGAGCGCAACGGAGCGTACCGAGACCGAAGCCGCACGTCAGGAATGGATCGATAGCCTGCCCGAGCCGGAACAGCTGGGTCCAGAGGACGATTATGCGCAGTTCCTACAGGACGGCGTGCCGGACGAGCTGCGTCAGCGCGCCCTGCGTCGCCTTTGGAGCTCCAATCCGGTGTTCGCCAACCTGGATGGTCTGAACGACTATGACCTGGACTACACCGACGCGGCGACGGTGGTGGAGAACCTCAAGACCGCTTTCCAGGCCGGTCGCGGTATGGTGACCAAGGAGGAGCGGGAAGCCGAAGCGGCCGCCTCTGCCGCCCCTGGTGAGGAACTTGCCGAGGAAGCGACGTCTGCGGAGACCGCAAACGAGCCCTCGGACGCGCTTTCGGCAGAGGCGGACACCGCGCCCTCAGAGGAAGACAGCGTTTCGATGGCCGGGGAGGGGGCCCCATCCCCGCGGGAACGCTATCGGCCGAGATCAGACGGGCAGAGTCGGGTGAAGGGTGCGGCGGCGCAGCGGCGATGGGGGAGTTAG
- a CDS encoding DUF3305 domain-containing protein, with amino-acid sequence MGEPLVIDEKEAHGVVASYIGQEIMPVGVVVERRASDHPWLDYSWHAVSVIPKAPALDPKGDWRGLVDDGAVAQFHAGTLDLSLFRKETEGYKLNLSQHPPRLWVVLRRETEGECPHEVLPFHVTADPMEAQIYLDTGDDLVDPVVMPDVIAAWMKDYVDRHHVDRPFHKRKRTPHPDKQGGGHGFEPTTGSRRGSGKAPGSG; translated from the coding sequence ATGGGCGAGCCCCTCGTGATCGATGAAAAGGAGGCGCACGGCGTCGTGGCGAGCTATATCGGGCAGGAAATCATGCCGGTCGGCGTGGTGGTGGAGCGTCGGGCGAGCGATCATCCCTGGCTTGACTACAGCTGGCACGCGGTCTCCGTGATCCCCAAGGCACCGGCGCTGGATCCCAAGGGCGACTGGCGCGGCCTGGTCGATGACGGTGCGGTCGCGCAATTCCATGCCGGTACGCTGGATCTCAGCCTGTTCCGGAAGGAGACCGAGGGGTACAAGCTGAACCTTTCGCAGCATCCCCCGCGGCTTTGGGTCGTGCTGCGCCGTGAGACGGAAGGCGAATGTCCGCACGAGGTGCTACCGTTCCACGTCACCGCCGATCCGATGGAAGCGCAGATCTATCTGGACACCGGCGACGACCTGGTCGATCCGGTGGTGATGCCCGATGTTATCGCGGCCTGGATGAAGGACTATGTGGACCGCCATCATGTCGACCGGCCGTTCCATAAACGCAAGCGCACCCCTCACCCGGACAAGCAGGGCGGGGGCCACGGCTTCGAGCCGACGACTGGCAGCAGACGGGGATCTGGTAAGGCCCCCGGAAGCGGATGA